The genome window AGCATATGAGAAGTTGCAATCTTTATGTTGTTTCATTGGAATCTAAAAATTAATGCAGTGCAAAAACTTAGGATACACATCCAGCCAAAAATTACCAGAATGAGGTTAAGAAGTCCCAGAAAATAACTTACAGAGAACTTGATTGATTCTGCATCACCCTCTCGAGCAAGCTCCTCTATAGCTGGCCCACCACTCCTCCTCATATCAAGACCAAGCCACTTTGCTGTCTTGTCATATGCCTCACCAATTGCATCATCTATTGAGGTCCCAAGTTGTATGTATTGGCCAAGGCCTTGAGCAAGAATAAGTAGATTGTgtcctcctaaaaaaaaaaagaaaaaaaaagtgcatacAACAATTAGATAATGCATTAATGCTCAAGGCCATTATAACCAAATGAAATAGAAGAAGCGAACTTAAAATACAGTCCATGGTAATGAATGACTGGGAGTTTTGAAATCGTAGTAAGATGCCAAAACTTATTGTTTAAGTGCAGTGAAGGAACAATTGAACAATTCATCAACTTGTAAACAAACGTACTTATAAGTAATAAGCAGGATTTTTGACACAACGTACCACAGAGAACTAAGGGAGCCAACAAGGACAAAAAGCAAGTCAACACTTACACAATGAATTATCATCACATCAGTGCCCCAActaaattagtttatttatttattgtaatagattTTATCTTTAGTGAGTGTTCCGTTTTTTTAGGAATGGAGGCAGCTAGAATGAcatgttttcccttttttctggTTTCTAGGAAATTGCCCTTCATCTAAACTGTTTGCAATCCTTTTTGATGCACTACAGTTTGACTTGTGATCTGGAAGAAATAGGACTTATATATGATGTCTAGCATGGTGAAGTGTGCTCACAATTCAATGCTTTCTACGGCATGAAATTGGGCTGATTTGATAAGAACGAGCATTTAAACAATATCAAATGAGAAACAAGCTAGAATTTAGACATATAAGAAAGTCATTAATATAAACCTAAAGAAAGAAAGGAGTAGAGATTCTGACCTGAAATAAGCAAGGCCATGAAAGGAAATTGCAGCTCTCTTTCCACTAGCCTAGAACAGAAAAAACAAAGTTCAGATGCAGAAATGCACCTTAGCTTACAATTTTGAATGCAACTTAAGGCACATGCACAacagtcttttttttctttattattattttggataaCGTAGGGAACCTTTGTACAAAAGAGCCCTTTGGACTCGCCTCTAGCCAATAAAACCTACGAGCAACTAACCTCACCTGCTATCCAGGTAATCTAGGGGCATTCATACTTGACAGGCTAAGTAGTTTATGCTCATGCCGGGGAgcattttttcttcaattttttaagaGCGCAAAAATACATAACACTCAATTTGTGTTTTAAACGTATCATGTGCATGCTAATTTATTTCAATTGCAACCTATTCTGCATTGTCTAGATTTTACCATTCTACCTGGCCACTAGAGCATGAGCCTCCATGTGATGTACTCCAATTATTGGTAGATTAAAGCTACCAGCAGTTTTCCTCGCTTTCTGCACTCCAACTGCATGAAGAAATAATTCtaagcaaacaaaaaatccaCTTGAAATAATTGGGGAAGGAAGAATCCTTCATGGATGCAAGATTCATAATTCTGCagtaatttctaaatttttggaaaattccCCGCAATTAATCCTGAGCAAGTACTGTAACATTCTTTACAACAAAAACTTGTACTTGAAACAGGGGCCTACAACCTACCAAACCAACATTAATCATATGAGTAGcactttttttcccttctaatCGTGTATTTccatttatttacaattttgaCTAATAAATTGACAAACTGATAAATTGAAATGACAAACTGGACAAACCAGCCTTTAAATTGGACTGGCAAATCATTCTAACTGTATTTAACAGCCTCCTAACAATGTTCTACAGTTAGGGTTGgtttgaataccgcttattactgaaaactgaaaacactgtagcgaaataatttttaaatgtgtgaataatatcgtaggacccatttttaatgaaatttttgctaaaaaaagaggtttgtgggtcccgtgaacagtgcacgagacccaTACAAAATGCCAAACGCCAGCAAAAACGCAGACACTGACGTATCCAAACACTCACTTAGTGTCCATTTGGATGCagctttttgctgaaaatgGGTTAAAGTATAGTTGTACCCAGAAAAACTGAGGTTTTAAAAATCTATACATAAAGCAAATAAGCtaagaataaataaatcctTTGCCAAATGCACACATGTAAGATAACAAAAGTAACACAGACCAATGCATGTTTGTAGTATTCATTCATCCTTTTTCTATTGaaattactatttatatacTATCTCGCAATCATTACCACTTGCAAGGACATTTCCCACCTCTAAATTGGATAGCAGTGCCAATACCCAACTATTTGGCATCAAAAGCAATAGATAATTTTGGAGGAGATACCACAACAAAGAGAGATATCACTCAAATTACCGCGAAGACAAAGGCTTAAACCGGGACCAATAGTAACAGCTACTGCTGATAGATCTGTCTCACTTAAATTAGCTTGATTAAGTGCCTCTTGTACAACCTGAAATCAATAAGCACAAATTTAGGCCCACATCAGCATTGAAACTTTTATAATGCTGATAAGCCTAATAGCCTAGGTTCCAAGCATCTGAATTTATTTCTTCCTGCAAAACTTCAAAGGTGAGTGTCATGATTTTAGGGTAGCATATGTTGTCTCCGTCACTGTCAAAGTGGGTTTTGCAAAATAAACATAAGTGTGACGTGAACAAAAATATCAGCATGAAAAGAGATGTAGACTACTAGGGAAACTTGTTATGCAGATAAGACACCTGATCAATCACTTGCAAGTGTGCTTCTTCTGCCATTTTAGGAGCGACACCTCCATATCGAACAAGCAGGTCTGCCTTGATCAATTAAGAGTCAAAATTAGACAATGGCAAACCATACAAGTAGAACATAAATTTATCATGCATACCAACCAGAAAACATTAGAAATCATAGTGAATGGGCAAAAACCACTTCAACAGACAACTTGTTTCCTGTGAGTAGTCTATTGTATAGCAACTCTGAAAAAGCTCTCCGGTCTGCCCATTTCTTCACATTTTAGGATGCTTTAGCAGCATACAGGATATTAGTCAATTTCTATACTTCATGAGAAGGaaactttaaattttctttaattaaaaaaaaaaaaaaaacttttaaaacaaagagaattttaagagagagagataacttccatttattacataattatatatCATGTAGCAGATTTATATAACAATATTCTTACAATTGAAGAAACTATAGGGATCTTTATAGACCTTCTTAAATTCCATTTTCGAAAATACATGTAGTGTAAGTTTAGTGAAAAAGTAGAACAAAAGTTAACAGGTTGTAAAACTTGATAAGCATGAAATGCCCAAGGGTGAGTGCTGTCGAGATGTTGGGTCAATCATTTAAAAGGATGAAGCAAATGAAGATGGTGTGTATCAAAAGACAACAGCATGATGGATAAAGTGGAGAAGCACACAATGTTATTGTGCAATTATAGAATACCTACTCTGttaaagcagaaaaaaaaaaaaaaaaaaaaaaatcaattgctcTATGCTTTACGATACTGAATATTAGGTTATTAAGAAACAATGTGTATGAAATGAACTtagttgaaataaaaatattaaggtagataattagaaataaaaggaaatataGGATTTTGCGAAACGTGGAAATTTGTTTAAAGATAGGGGTGACTCTTATTGATAATAAGATTAGAGAGAGTTGTTTAACATGGTTTGATCAAGTAAAAACGAGGGAGATTAAAGTTGTGAGAATGAGTGACTCACTTGATTCAAGTTGAAGGAactaaaaaaataccaaatataaCGTTGGTATGAGCAGTAACAAAAATGACATGTTAATTAAGGAGGTAACAGAGAGTATGGTATTAGGATAGAATGCAGAGAAAAATATGTGGCCAACCTCGATTAGTTTATTGAAGATTGTTAAACACATTCTTTGTAGGCCTTATGGGAGTTAAGTTGACCACTGCTGCGTTCACAGCCTTGGCCTATAAATTATTCAGCTTCCTTTTATATTGATGGTTTAACTTAGAAGCTCTCCCTACAAgaacttcaattaaaaaaataaaaagaaaaacttttccCTCATCATCTTATGAATAAGCAGTCTAGCTATTGGAATAATTTAATGTAACATATTCAACTTAAATTCAGAATTTTAGCCATTCAAATGAGGTagtgaaagaaaaattaaatttaaaaaaaaaaaaaaaaaaaaaaaccttaaaagtaCCAAAATACGATTGActgcaaaataaaaatcataaatgctATTCTCtacaatgaacaaaaaaaaaagtttttacaGCAGAAATTATCAAACTAAATCCAGAAGACATCAAAAGTAATATACCTGAGAAGACACAACTTGGCTGAGAATCTCACCACTGCTCCTCACCTAAAACCCCACCACCAAAAAACATAGAAACACACAAAAACAGCCAAAACCCATTAAAGACAGCACAAAATCAGAAACAGTGAAACACCCATCAGAGAGCCAAAGTAAAAGAAACGAAATTTGGGTGACATACAACGGCGGCAGCAGTGTCGTCGCAGCTGGTTTCGATGCCCAGAACGACTAAATTGTCATCTTGGGGTCTATGAATTTGGGCTGAGActgagaaggaagagagagtgagaggtgCCCACATGGGTCGGAGGAGTTGTGGTTTATGGGGTTTTAGTTTTAGAGCTCTGAGAGTGGTTACTGTGTAGGGAAGCCATGGTCTGGGAATGAGGTTTAGGCGGGAAAGCGTTGAAGAAAGTGCCATTTTCACACGCGCACACACAGAGTGGAGCACTTGAACTGAACTATGGGGCACATATAGAGAAAGTGGATTACTTTTGGTTGTAGCGGCGACCACCTATTAGTTTGTTAAGTCGAAATCATTTATTGctattataagaaaaatataaaataatcaaCCATAAGGAAATAggattgggaaaaaaaaattgtacttaataaaaacaaataaatttaagttGTACCTTTTAGAGTTCACTTGTtgctggttttttttattttatttaataaaattagattaatcGTATTGTTTCTTGAAGAATTTCAAAATCTCTACTTATCATGGAATTGGATGAAgcgattttaagaaaaatataaatattagtttaaattatttattatattatgagGGAAAATAAACACTTTTCTTTTCACCATAACTAAAGCCCCTCagattattgattttttttttcttttttggagaaggAAGCTATAAATATTAGTATTAAGAAATAGAAGCCAAGTCGGCCTAAAATATAGTTAAGATATGTGGGGAGACATCTTCCACTTAGACAAGAAAACATGTGACATGACTTGCATGTATAGCAAAGTTGTGAGTTACAAAGTTTCTGTCCCGACGTAAATGAGAAAAACTAATACTTAAAGACAATAAATACTTGTAAGTTGTACCAGTCccattttccaattacaaatttttgtagGTAACAACCAATTCAAATgtaagttgttaaaaaaaaaaaaaaaaatcaaatgtaaGTTGAATTTTAGCCCTTGGAATTGTAAAATAATGATTTTACCCTTCTTccaatttgattaaaaaataaactggctaaattgcaaattatatcCCTAGTGTTTGGAGATATTTAAATCTTATAGCTTAAAGTTTCGAAATATAGATTTTACCCAATgaaattttgttatgtttggcatgcatatttagtttatccAATAAAATAAGCCTATAATTACGATATAAAAGGACTATTAGCAGTAAAGTCCAAGAGGGAGACTAACATCTGCATAAAGTGGAGTGGATTCATTTTGGAAAGAGCGGAAGCTAagattatcaaccaaaaaaaaagaaaaagagtggaTGCTATTACCTGTGTTCATCTTTTTTTGATCGAGCAGCCTTTACTACAGTACCTAGGAGGatgatgatgcacaaaattcCCATCAGAGGACATGAATCCATGGCAACTTTGCACTGTTACACAGATTGAAGAAGTGAAATGCTTGCTTACGCTGTGAAATGCTTACTGCAACAAAGACTAAAACATGCTGGAAACTTTGGCAACATAGAGTATTTTTTGGCAGCCTCCACAATTCATATTTCTAGGAGCGTCTGAAGCATTTGTTTATGTGGCACAAATGGAGCTTTTTGCTTCACAAGCACCAGACGGATTGAAAAGTTTGGGGATGAGAATTTGTCTATGTCTTCATCAGCAATAGGTAGCTATGTAGCAACAATCATGTTGACACTGGTGACAAAAATAACATCTAAGCATGGCAAGTCAGGATGGGTTCCTCCTAATTTAAATTATGGTTGGAGATGATAAAATGGTCTGATGGGCCGACCTTAATGGGTCGGACGGATTGAAACTGTTGGGCCCGTGTAAAGATGGTCCCACGCGCCTCGAAGGCCCATCGCTCACAGGTGCagtaagggcccatgatccgaaatctctattgcctagaaaaagccctaagatccaataagggaaattatatcagagtcccacattggaaagatctggaggtcaagaagaaaagccaactCTCTATTACTATAAAAGGAGTAACattcacgcaaatcaaggtacgaaAATTTGACCCTCTTTAACTCTCTAGAGGAAAaaggacgaattctgacttgaccttcggagagtgtttggccggcaccacaccggtgctctctaaaggtctTCTTCCGTTCGTTCTTGgtgtgcaggttcgctttgagtcgcgagtacggtgtgactcattggtgacaattttcaacgtcatcagttggcgccgtctgtgggaaagtgTAGCGCTTaatcgcttcctagacaaaagagttacatggtactcacacgctcaatggcaaccacgaatgacgttcaagaagaagccCCTACAACTGCCCTTGAAAAACAGGTCAAGACGCTCGCCGCAGCCGTGGAGCgcctaaccaaacaaaaccacgacctagaagagcagctgaaccaaaagaatgcggcggtcaataaccaaggagcggatcaatAAGGGACCAGCGCTGAAAGGATAGATCAGGACGGACAGCAGGagagtaacgccccgagcagaCCAGTGCGACGGGACGTTAACATCCCTTCCCCGACGGATACAGCTCCACAATCCATCATCGTGGAGATGCAGGCGATTAAGGAACAGATGGATGTAatgatgaatgctctcaagggtcgagtgtcaagtgatcttgacgaccttgtcaaccggactgactcgccCTTCACGAcaaccgtcaactccttccccctgccgaaTAAGTTTCGCATGCCGAATATGGATAGTTatgacggagtcaaggaccctttagatcacctagagaccttcaagaccctgatgcatcttcagggagtggcagacgtgattatgtgcagggcctttcctactaccctaaagggcgcagcaaggatttggttcagccgactagcacccaactccatcagcaccttcaaggaactaagtgctcaatttaccacgcacttcatcggaggacatcggtatagaaaatccacggcttgtttaatgaacatcaagcagcgagaggaggagacactgcgggcctacatatcacgcttcaataaggaagcgctctcgatcgacgaagccgacgacaagatattggtagcagcattcacgaatgggctgaagggggataagtttttgttctccctatacaaaaacgaccccaagaccatgtcggaggtgctttacagggccaccaaatatatgaacgctgagGACGCACTATTATCGcgagaagatagacccaagaaaagagacagacaGGAGGATTCCCGACAGGACCAGGggcggaagaaaggaaggatgggagaccgaagggaggacagacgtccaaaacccatgggcggaaggttcacaagtttcaccccgCTAAACGCGCCGattgaccaagtcctaatgcagattaaggacgaagggtccctgatgttcccaggaaagctgaagagtgaccccagcaaaaggtccagagacaaatattgctgctttcatcgtgaccacggccacgacacggccgattgctacgacttgaagcagcaaatcgaagcctttatccgacaagggaagctgcagaagttcgtcaacaaggggagaacggatcaacccccGCAGGAACAACAACTCcgccgagaaaacgagcgaccaagacccccaataggagacataagaatgataatcGGAGGAACTACTGCGACCGGATCGTCAAAGAAGGCTTgcaaaacataccttcggatggtacagaaTGTCCAGTCGACGGGCAGAGTGCCAAGGATAGCAGACAGAGAAGTCCCTATTGTTGGGTTCACGGAGgaggatgcacggcgcctacatcatccacacgacgatgccctcgtcgtcagcatgcggacaggagactacaacgtgcaccgagtgttgatcgacaacggcagctcagCCGACATCTTGTACTATCCagcattccagcaaatgaggattgacagggagctgctaataccgacagacgccccgctcgttggtttcggagggaGTAGGGTATTCCCTTTGGGCTCGGTAACATTACCGGTGAcagtaggagattacccccaacagataaccaggaacgtgacattcttggtggtcgattgctcgtccgcttacaatgctattcttggacggcctacgctcaactcgtggaaggcggcaacgtcaacttaccacctaatgatcaGGTTCCCAACGGAGTATGGGGTGGGAGAGCTACGCAGAAGTCAAGTTGTcgcacgagaatgctacgtagctatgatggagatgcaagaccaaatccaggctTTGAACATAAAAGAGCACCGAACGGTGGCGGAACCCacagagaagctggaggagataactctCGACAGTTCCAATCCAgacagaacaaccaagatcggaacgcttgccaaacccGCAATCCGTCAAGAATTCGTAGCTTTCTTgaggagcaataaggatgtgttcgcctggagccatgacgatatgccgggaatcgatccctcggtcatggtacacaaattgaatatattgccctcatttccacccgtccgacaaaagaagagagtgttcgcaccggaacgagaccaagcaatagcggaagaggtccgcaaactccaagaggcaagcttcatcagggaagtctactatcccgattggctggcgaatgtggtaatggtgaagaaagcgagcggcaagtggcagatgtgcgtggatttcaccgatcttaacaaagcgtgccctaaagatagctatccccttccaagagtcgacgtcctagtagactcgacggctcaacaccaattattaagcttcatggacgctttctcgggttataaccagatccgcatgcacgaggccgatcaggaagagacttcgttcgtaactagccaaggactattctgttacaaagtaatgccattcggcctgaagaatgcaggggcaacataccaaaggctaatgaacaagatgttcgcgcaacaaatcgggaggaatgttcaagtctatgtcgacgaTATGCTGGTAAAGAGccggaaggaggaagaccacctggAAGATCTTAAGGAAACGTTCGGTACGCTtcgatcctacaacatgaaactcaatccaggaaagtgcgcattcggcgtaacggcaggcaaattcctagggttcatggtatcccagagggggattgaggctaacccggacaaaatccgagccatagtagagatggcccccccgcgaaatgtgaaggagatacaaagccttaacggcaagatagcggcattaaatagattcgtgtcgagagccacggacaagtgctTGCCATTCTttcgcacattaaagaaatccttcgagtggacggacgagtgtcagcgAGCGTTCGAGGAATTAAAGGCATACCTATCTTCACCACCACTATTGAGTCCCTCGCAGCCCGGTGAtgaacttttcctctacttggctgtctcctctgtcgccgtcagcgcggccttaattagagaagaggataatgcacagaagcctgtatactacgccagccgggcgctccgcggtgccgaagaaagataccaacctatggagaaactggCTTTCGCATTGGTCACGGCggctcgcaagctcaaacccTACTTCCAAGTCCATaccgtgaacgtaatgaccAACAAGCCCTTAcgaagggcactgagtaatcctgaagccgcaggtcgactgacgctgtgggcaatagaattgagtgagtttgatatcaagtaccgtccgcgtgtggccattaaaggacaagctgtagccgacttcatagcagagtttacgCGTGACAAGGACAAGGGGGCAGAGGAACCCCCCAAGTGGAGCATCTACACCGACGGGTCAtccaatcggcgaattggaggggccgACATAGTGTTGCTGTCACCCGAAGGAGACAAGATCGAATgcatggtccgtctcgacttccccattaccaataatgaagcagaatacgaagcggtggcggcaggactagacctagccaaagccgccggaGCTGAAAGTG of Quercus lobata isolate SW786 chromosome 8, ValleyOak3.0 Primary Assembly, whole genome shotgun sequence contains these proteins:
- the LOC115958022 gene encoding probable tRNA N6-adenosine threonylcarbamoyltransferase, mitochondrial, encoding MALSSTLSRLNLIPRPWLPYTVTTLRALKLKPHKPQLLRPMWAPLTLSSFSVSAQIHRPQDDNLVVLGIETSCDDTAAAVVRSSGEILSQVVSSQADLLVRYGGVAPKMAEEAHLQVIDQVVQEALNQANLSETDLSAVAVTIGPGLSLCLRVGVQKARKTAGSFNLPIIGVHHMEAHALVARLVERELQFPFMALLISGGHNLLILAQGLGQYIQLGTSIDDAIGEAYDKTAKWLGLDMRRSGGPAIEELAREGDAESIKFSIPMKQHKDCNFSYAGLKTQVRMAIESRNINAEIPISCASSQDRRSRADIAASFQRVAVLHLEEKCQRAIEWALKIEPSIKHLVVSGGVASNQYVRARLDQVVKKNSLQLVCPPPSLCTDNGVMVAWTGIEHFRMGRFDPPPPAVESEDFVYDLRPRWPLGEEYAEGRSEARSLRKARIHPSLTSIIQASLQQQH